A single genomic interval of Spirosoma linguale DSM 74 harbors:
- a CDS encoding SSS sodium solute transporter superfamily (TIGRFAM: SSS sodium solute transporter superfamily~PFAM: Na+/solute symporter~KEGG: spl:Spea_1518 SSS family solute/sodium (Na+) symporter): protein MKNLPIFDLAVIAAYLVAMVLVGVYFSRKNKNADQFTKASGLIPGWATGLSIYATFLSSNTFLGVPGKAFGGNWNSFVFSLSMPLAAYMASRFFVPFYRQTGEISAYTHLEHRFGPWARTYAVVCFLLTQLARMGSIFLGIALSLQALTGFSMQMIMVVMGVCIIIYTVLGGMEAVIWTEVVQAVVKTFGALLILYLIVQAMPGGVTSIVDIGATHDKFSLGTFSPDFTQSSFWVVLLYGFFINLNNFGMDQNYIQRYHTTASAKEASKSLWLCVWLYVPASLLFFVIGSCLFAYYQVHPEFIDAIKQKVALDRLPATASAAEVSRLVTSLQPADYGDKVMPHFMVTNVPPGLMGLIISAILSAAMSTISSGMNASATVFTEDIYKRYINPNPSPKKQLALLHLATVVVGVMGLAAGLAMIGVKSILDAWWTLSGIFAAGMLGLFLLGLISRRTTSHEALTATAIGVLVILWMTFSGSLPDDYGYLRNPLHSNMIIVVGTLTIFLIGILLTKLKNGRSTPSEQTAAMAK, encoded by the coding sequence ATGAAAAACCTGCCCATTTTTGATCTTGCTGTAATAGCCGCCTACCTCGTCGCGATGGTGCTGGTGGGCGTTTACTTCTCCCGAAAAAACAAAAACGCCGATCAATTCACCAAAGCGTCGGGGCTTATTCCGGGCTGGGCGACCGGCCTGTCCATTTACGCGACCTTTCTAAGCAGCAACACCTTTCTGGGTGTGCCGGGGAAGGCGTTCGGCGGTAACTGGAATTCATTCGTTTTCAGCTTGTCCATGCCGCTGGCGGCTTATATGGCCTCCCGCTTTTTTGTGCCATTCTATCGTCAAACTGGCGAAATATCGGCCTATACGCATCTGGAACACCGTTTCGGGCCGTGGGCCAGAACCTATGCGGTAGTCTGTTTTCTGCTCACGCAGCTGGCCCGGATGGGCTCGATCTTTCTGGGAATTGCCCTGAGCTTACAGGCACTGACGGGCTTTTCCATGCAGATGATTATGGTCGTTATGGGCGTTTGTATCATCATTTATACGGTTCTGGGTGGCATGGAAGCGGTTATCTGGACGGAGGTGGTGCAGGCCGTTGTTAAAACCTTTGGTGCACTCCTGATTCTGTATCTCATTGTGCAGGCCATGCCGGGGGGCGTTACCAGCATTGTCGACATTGGGGCCACGCACGATAAATTCAGTTTAGGCACGTTCTCACCCGATTTTACTCAATCCTCGTTCTGGGTAGTGCTGCTGTACGGGTTCTTTATCAACCTCAATAATTTCGGGATGGACCAGAATTACATCCAGCGTTACCACACCACGGCATCGGCCAAAGAAGCGTCCAAATCGCTCTGGCTTTGCGTATGGCTGTACGTACCGGCTTCGCTGCTTTTCTTCGTGATCGGTTCCTGCCTGTTTGCCTACTACCAAGTCCACCCCGAATTTATCGACGCCATCAAGCAGAAAGTAGCGCTGGACCGATTGCCCGCCACGGCGTCGGCGGCCGAGGTGTCGCGGTTAGTGACCTCATTGCAACCAGCCGATTATGGCGATAAGGTGATGCCGCATTTTATGGTGACCAACGTGCCGCCGGGCCTGATGGGATTGATCATTTCCGCCATTCTGTCGGCGGCCATGAGTACCATCAGTTCGGGCATGAACGCATCGGCGACAGTGTTTACCGAAGATATTTACAAACGGTACATCAACCCCAATCCCAGCCCGAAAAAACAACTGGCACTGTTGCATCTGGCTACGGTGGTGGTTGGCGTGATGGGGCTGGCTGCGGGACTGGCCATGATCGGGGTAAAAAGTATTCTGGATGCCTGGTGGACCCTTTCGGGTATATTTGCGGCCGGTATGCTGGGCTTGTTTCTGCTGGGACTAATCAGTCGGCGCACCACCAGTCACGAAGCCCTGACGGCCACGGCCATCGGGGTGCTGGTCATTCTCTGGATGACTTTCTCCGGCAGCCTCCCCGACGACTATGGCTACCTGCGGAATCCGCTGCACAGCAACATGATCATTGTGGTAGGTACGCTCACTATTTTCCTGATTGGGATACTCCTGACTAAACTAAAAAATGGCCGTTCAACACCCAGCGAACAAACGGCTGCTATGGCTAAATGA
- a CDS encoding RND efflux system, outer membrane lipoprotein, NodT family (TIGRFAM: RND efflux system, outer membrane lipoprotein, NodT family~PFAM: outer membrane efflux protein~KEGG: mca:MCA2232 outer membrane efflux family protein) produces MEKSFIHKSTRISCYFVAGLLLLSGCQVPRLMQPPKARQTPVSFVGSADSVGIASQNWRQFFDDPNLVQLIDTALAGNLDLRIATQRIEMARASFDYSRGFLAPQVNAVGSAGLDRYGQTTLNGVGNFDTNLSDNIRGNLVIPNPTPDYFLGARSTWEIDIWGKLRNRKKAAYVRFLASEKGRHAVVTSLVAEVARYYYSLLALDGEQEIIQKNITLQQRALDLVRIQKQAGRVTELAVQQFAAQLLNTRSRQKQIQQQIIEAENQLNRLMGRYPQAIVRGKSLQERALPGQVLTGLPARMLARRPDIRQAELELAAANIDVEAVRAEFLPSLNLSAYVGLNSFRAASLFNPASIAAGILGGLAGPVINRRFVKANYRQSEAQSREAFYRYQQTIVTGFGEVVTSLRGVENFRSVVDLQEQEVDVLENAVATSNDLFSSGYASYLEVITAQRSVLEAELALISTKQSQFLSLTDLYRALGGGWE; encoded by the coding sequence ATGGAAAAGTCATTCATTCATAAATCAACCCGAATCAGTTGTTATTTCGTAGCTGGCCTGCTTCTGCTGAGCGGCTGTCAGGTACCCCGGCTCATGCAGCCCCCCAAGGCCCGGCAAACGCCCGTTTCGTTCGTGGGCAGTGCAGATTCTGTCGGAATTGCCAGCCAGAACTGGCGGCAGTTCTTCGACGACCCGAATCTGGTGCAGCTCATCGACACGGCACTGGCCGGTAATCTGGATCTGCGCATTGCCACCCAGCGGATCGAAATGGCCAGAGCCTCCTTCGACTACAGCCGGGGGTTTCTGGCTCCACAAGTGAACGCGGTGGGCTCGGCGGGACTGGACCGGTACGGGCAAACAACCCTGAATGGTGTGGGTAACTTCGATACGAACCTGTCGGATAATATTCGGGGCAATCTGGTGATCCCCAACCCCACTCCCGATTATTTTTTGGGTGCTCGCTCTACCTGGGAAATTGACATCTGGGGCAAGCTTCGCAACCGCAAAAAGGCCGCTTATGTCCGGTTTCTGGCTTCCGAAAAAGGACGCCATGCCGTTGTAACGAGTCTGGTAGCCGAAGTAGCCCGTTATTACTATTCGCTGCTGGCGCTGGACGGTGAGCAGGAGATCATTCAAAAAAATATTACCCTTCAGCAACGGGCTCTTGACCTGGTTCGGATTCAGAAACAGGCGGGACGGGTTACGGAGCTGGCCGTTCAGCAATTTGCGGCCCAGCTTCTTAATACCCGCAGTCGGCAAAAACAGATTCAGCAGCAGATTATCGAAGCCGAAAACCAGTTGAACCGATTGATGGGCCGGTACCCGCAGGCCATCGTTCGCGGAAAATCACTTCAGGAGCGGGCATTACCCGGTCAGGTTCTCACGGGCCTACCCGCCCGGATGCTCGCCCGCCGACCCGATATCCGGCAGGCCGAACTCGAACTGGCAGCCGCCAACATCGACGTGGAAGCCGTGCGGGCCGAGTTTTTACCCAGCCTGAACCTGTCGGCCTACGTGGGGCTGAACTCCTTCCGGGCTGCATCGCTGTTCAACCCGGCGTCGATTGCGGCTGGCATACTGGGTGGCCTGGCGGGACCGGTCATTAACCGACGTTTCGTAAAAGCCAACTACCGGCAGTCCGAAGCCCAGAGCCGGGAAGCCTTCTACCGCTACCAGCAAACCATCGTAACCGGCTTCGGCGAAGTCGTTACCAGTTTGCGGGGAGTCGAAAACTTCCGCTCCGTAGTGGATCTACAGGAGCAGGAAGTCGATGTGCTCGAAAATGCCGTCGCCACGTCGAACGACCTCTTTTCCAGCGGCTATGCCTCCTATCTGGAAGTCATTACGGCGCAACGCTCGGTGCTGGAAGCGGAACTGGCCCTCATCAGCACGAAGCAGTCGCAGTTTCTGTCGCTTACCGACCTATACCGGGCGCTGGGCGGTGGTTGGGAGTAA
- a CDS encoding dihydrodipicolinate synthetase (PFAM: dihydrodipicolinate synthetase~KEGG: hypothetical protein), with translation MIDMKTATKGFIPVMLTPFTETGAIDFDALTRLTEFYLEAGAAGMFANCLSSEMFELSESERLQLIRHVIKVVNGAVPVVATGTFGGPIEQQADFVKQVHDTGTDAVILITGLLADETDSEAVFNEHVFQLLDRTESIPVGFYECPVPYKRLISPENLKLFVDTGRVIYHKDTCLDIHQIEEKLRLASRPGFGLYDAYMAHAVASLKAGSAGLSCIQGNYFPELIVWLCQHYDDTDQQEKVARVQQFLIDKMDVMHHVYPITSKYFLQQRGLDLSTFTRREVGTFTPEIARQIDGLLADYTRLQEELA, from the coding sequence ATGATTGATATGAAAACAGCGACTAAAGGTTTCATTCCGGTAATGCTCACGCCCTTTACCGAGACGGGGGCCATTGACTTCGACGCCCTGACGCGGCTCACCGAATTTTACCTGGAGGCTGGAGCGGCCGGTATGTTTGCCAACTGCCTGTCGAGCGAGATGTTCGAACTGAGCGAGTCGGAGCGTCTTCAGCTTATCCGCCACGTTATCAAGGTAGTAAACGGGGCGGTTCCCGTCGTGGCAACCGGTACCTTTGGCGGGCCGATTGAGCAACAGGCCGATTTTGTTAAACAGGTACACGACACCGGCACCGACGCCGTCATTCTGATAACGGGCTTACTGGCCGACGAAACCGATTCGGAGGCTGTTTTCAACGAGCACGTTTTTCAGTTGCTGGACCGTACGGAAAGTATCCCGGTCGGCTTTTACGAGTGCCCCGTTCCTTACAAACGCCTGATCTCCCCGGAGAATCTTAAGTTGTTTGTGGATACGGGCCGGGTCATTTATCACAAAGATACCTGCCTCGATATTCACCAGATCGAGGAGAAGCTGCGGCTGGCTTCCCGTCCCGGCTTCGGCCTGTACGATGCTTACATGGCCCATGCCGTAGCGTCGTTGAAGGCAGGGTCGGCGGGGCTTTCGTGCATTCAGGGTAACTACTTTCCGGAGTTGATCGTCTGGCTTTGCCAACATTACGACGACACCGACCAGCAGGAAAAAGTAGCCCGCGTGCAGCAGTTTCTGATCGACAAGATGGATGTAATGCACCATGTGTACCCCATCACGTCGAAGTACTTTTTGCAGCAGCGCGGGCTCGACCTCTCTACATTTACCCGCCGGGAGGTAGGCACGTTTACGCCGGAAATTGCCCGGCAGATCGACGGTCTACTGGCCGACTATACCCGGTTACAGGAGGAGTTGGCCTAA
- a CDS encoding Beta-N-acetylhexosaminidase (PFAM: Glycoside hydrolase, family 20, catalytic core; glycoside hydrolase family 20 domain protein~KEGG: hch:HCH_04791 N-acetyl-beta-hexosaminidase) → MRIGFYAALLFLVIAGTNSCRQAPGGDGALGRQLVVSWELVSNFTDVKDGFEARFTIKNNSDQPLTDANWALFFNMAPRPIITPKTPQLATVRHINGDWYTLAPNKGFSLKPGASTEIRYEGTEAVTKLTDAPLGLYVVLYDKAGKEESVAEIANYTVRPFTRKEQMQRGVNDLEPQYTAENTYRNNLSVSLLPAEQLQKIIPSPVKLSTGTQTLALTASMPIYAEKGLENEADFLKQKLKDLTGKDLSITTGTPPKTGIFLKTGNVSVNGTANEAYRLGIDGNGVSITGSDAAGVFYGIQSLLALLPTEAYRTPTADMAVRYTQIEDAPRFPFRGLHLDVSRNFQTKETILRILDVLAFYKVNHFLFYTTEDEGWRLEIDGLPELTKVGAQRQHTSGKETPVLHPAYGSGPKAYAEGRYGSGYYTKADFVEILKYAKSRHIKVIPELNFPGHARAAIKAMEARYERLMKEGKEREANEYRLIDPNDKSVYLSAQGYTDNVVSVGQESTYRFYEKVVDEIAKLYKEAGVPMDVMHAGGDEVPEGAWTKSPVAAKLLKANPTIGDPKNLQAYFFQNLLKRLKKRNLEVHGWEEVALTKSATGAYVPNPAFVGQKVVPYIWNNLFDPDLGNRLANAGYPVVLCNVSNFYFDLAYNNDPREPGLYWAGYVDTRNSWAFAPFDMFKTTYKTAMGKPLDFTGLERMKPEARKNIRGIEAQLWSETVKGRDMAEYYILPKLLGFAESAWAPERPWETIENRQAREKAISTGWNVFANTLAQKDLPRLARINGGYAYRLPPPGALIDKGMLRANVELPGLLIRYTTDGTEPTSQSTLYKNPVPITGTVKLKSFDSAGRSSRSVIVTRTSL, encoded by the coding sequence ATGCGAATTGGTTTTTATGCCGCTCTCCTTTTTTTGGTCATCGCTGGCACAAATAGCTGTCGGCAGGCACCCGGAGGAGACGGTGCTCTGGGGCGGCAACTGGTGGTTTCGTGGGAACTGGTCAGTAATTTCACGGACGTGAAAGATGGGTTCGAAGCTCGTTTTACGATCAAAAACAACAGCGACCAACCACTGACGGATGCCAACTGGGCGTTGTTCTTCAACATGGCTCCCCGCCCGATCATCACGCCCAAAACGCCCCAACTGGCCACGGTTCGGCACATCAACGGCGACTGGTATACGCTCGCACCGAACAAGGGATTCAGCCTTAAACCCGGTGCCTCGACCGAAATCCGCTACGAAGGCACCGAAGCCGTCACCAAACTGACCGATGCGCCCCTGGGCCTGTATGTTGTGCTGTACGACAAAGCGGGTAAGGAAGAAAGCGTTGCCGAAATCGCCAATTACACCGTCCGGCCCTTCACCCGTAAGGAACAGATGCAGCGGGGCGTCAACGACCTGGAGCCCCAATACACCGCCGAAAATACCTACCGAAACAACCTGTCTGTTTCGTTGCTCCCGGCCGAACAGCTCCAGAAAATCATCCCCTCGCCCGTTAAACTGAGCACCGGTACGCAAACGCTGGCCCTGACTGCGTCCATGCCGATCTATGCCGAAAAAGGGCTCGAAAACGAAGCCGATTTCCTGAAACAGAAACTGAAAGACCTGACTGGAAAAGACTTGTCAATAACGACAGGAACGCCACCCAAAACGGGCATATTCTTAAAAACGGGCAATGTCAGCGTTAACGGTACGGCCAACGAAGCGTACCGACTCGGTATCGACGGAAACGGGGTTTCCATTACCGGAAGCGATGCCGCCGGGGTGTTTTACGGCATACAGAGCCTGCTGGCTCTCCTACCCACCGAAGCCTACAGAACTCCCACCGCTGATATGGCAGTCCGATATACGCAAATCGAGGATGCGCCCCGTTTTCCGTTCCGGGGTCTGCACCTGGATGTCAGCCGGAATTTCCAGACCAAAGAAACCATCCTGCGTATTCTTGACGTGCTGGCCTTTTATAAAGTCAACCACTTCCTTTTCTACACCACCGAAGACGAAGGCTGGCGGCTCGAAATCGACGGGCTTCCCGAGCTGACCAAAGTGGGTGCCCAGCGACAGCATACGTCGGGCAAAGAAACGCCGGTGCTACACCCCGCCTACGGCTCCGGACCGAAAGCCTATGCTGAAGGGCGATACGGCAGCGGCTATTACACCAAAGCCGATTTTGTCGAAATCCTGAAATACGCGAAGTCAAGGCACATCAAAGTCATTCCCGAGCTGAATTTTCCCGGTCACGCCCGAGCGGCTATCAAAGCCATGGAAGCCCGCTACGAACGGCTGATGAAGGAAGGGAAAGAGCGCGAAGCGAACGAATACCGGCTCATCGACCCCAACGACAAATCCGTCTATCTCTCTGCGCAGGGATATACCGACAATGTGGTGAGTGTGGGGCAGGAATCCACCTATCGTTTCTACGAAAAAGTGGTGGACGAAATCGCCAAACTATACAAAGAAGCCGGGGTACCGATGGATGTCATGCACGCTGGTGGCGACGAAGTACCGGAGGGGGCCTGGACAAAATCGCCCGTTGCGGCCAAACTGCTGAAGGCCAATCCGACTATCGGTGACCCTAAAAACTTACAGGCGTATTTCTTCCAGAACCTGCTGAAACGGCTCAAGAAGCGCAATCTGGAAGTTCATGGCTGGGAAGAGGTTGCCCTCACCAAATCGGCAACCGGAGCGTACGTTCCCAATCCTGCCTTTGTTGGTCAGAAAGTTGTGCCCTACATTTGGAACAACCTTTTCGACCCCGACCTGGGCAACCGGTTGGCCAATGCCGGTTATCCGGTCGTGCTGTGTAACGTGTCGAACTTTTACTTCGACCTGGCTTACAATAACGACCCGCGTGAGCCAGGCCTTTACTGGGCGGGTTATGTCGACACCCGCAATAGTTGGGCGTTTGCCCCGTTCGATATGTTCAAGACCACCTACAAAACGGCCATGGGCAAACCACTTGACTTTACCGGCCTAGAACGGATGAAGCCCGAAGCCCGCAAGAACATTCGGGGCATTGAGGCTCAACTCTGGAGCGAGACCGTCAAAGGGCGCGACATGGCCGAATATTACATCCTGCCCAAACTGCTGGGGTTTGCCGAAAGTGCCTGGGCTCCTGAGCGCCCCTGGGAAACCATCGAGAACCGGCAGGCGCGCGAAAAAGCCATCAGCACGGGCTGGAACGTGTTTGCCAATACCCTTGCGCAGAAAGACCTACCCCGGCTGGCGCGCATCAACGGGGGGTATGCCTACCGGCTTCCACCGCCTGGGGCACTCATCGACAAGGGAATGCTCCGCGCCAACGTCGAATTGCCGGGCCTGCTGATTCGCTATACCACCGACGGTACTGAACCAACCAGCCAATCGACCTTATACAAGAATCCGGTGCCGATAACAGGTACGGTAAAGTTGAAGAGTTTTGACAGCGCCGGTCGGTCGAGTCGATCAGTAATTGTTACCCGTACAAGTCTATAA
- a CDS encoding Heparan-alpha-glucosaminide N-acetyltransferase (PFAM: Protein of unknown function DUF2261, transmembrane~KEGG: sfu:Sfum_1534 hypothetical protein), whose product MRQPHRLISLDAMRGFTIAAMIVANFPGSEEFVYFTLRHSRWNGLSFTDLIAPFFLFIVGVSIVLAYARKRADGSPKGPLIQKIVLRSLKIFAVGMFLNLLPDFDFATLRWTGTLHRIAIVFLVCALLFLTTSWRQQAWIATLTLLAYWLAMTQIPTPDVGRVVLEPGQNLAAWLDRRYLPGRMWQGTWDPEGILSTFPSIVTGILGMLAGRLMVSPASQTAKVSYLMTAGVFTAALGYFWGLTFPVNENLWTSSFVLVTAGFAALVLGAVYFLVDVLGHTSGTKPGVVFGANAITVYVLADLFALVFYRLKVGGEPLNEQAVASLTAVGVSPELASLLYALLFVGINFIPAYVLYRRHIFIKL is encoded by the coding sequence ATGCGCCAACCTCACCGCCTGATTTCGCTGGATGCCATGCGTGGGTTTACCATTGCGGCTATGATTGTTGCCAATTTTCCGGGTAGTGAAGAGTTTGTTTATTTCACGCTGCGGCATTCACGCTGGAACGGGCTGTCATTTACCGATCTCATTGCGCCGTTTTTCCTGTTTATCGTGGGCGTTTCCATTGTGCTGGCCTACGCCCGGAAGCGGGCCGATGGGAGTCCGAAAGGGCCGCTGATTCAGAAAATCGTACTTCGGTCGCTGAAAATTTTCGCGGTGGGCATGTTCCTGAACCTGCTGCCCGATTTTGATTTCGCTACCCTCCGCTGGACGGGCACCCTCCACCGCATCGCCATCGTCTTTCTGGTCTGCGCCCTGCTTTTTCTAACGACAAGCTGGAGACAGCAGGCTTGGATTGCTACCCTCACGCTGCTTGCCTACTGGCTGGCTATGACCCAAATTCCGACGCCGGACGTAGGCCGCGTGGTGCTGGAACCGGGCCAAAATCTGGCGGCCTGGCTCGACCGGCGCTACCTGCCGGGCCGGATGTGGCAGGGCACCTGGGACCCCGAAGGCATTCTCAGCACGTTTCCCTCCATTGTAACGGGTATTTTGGGTATGCTGGCCGGTCGCCTGATGGTCAGTCCCGCCAGCCAGACCGCCAAGGTGTCGTACCTCATGACGGCGGGTGTGTTTACGGCAGCTCTGGGCTACTTCTGGGGGTTGACGTTCCCGGTCAACGAAAACCTCTGGACCAGTTCCTTCGTGCTGGTGACGGCCGGTTTTGCCGCTCTTGTGCTTGGAGCCGTCTATTTTCTGGTTGATGTGCTGGGGCATACCTCCGGCACAAAACCGGGGGTTGTTTTCGGAGCCAACGCCATTACGGTCTATGTGCTGGCCGACCTGTTTGCCCTCGTTTTCTACCGGCTTAAAGTTGGGGGCGAACCATTGAACGAGCAGGCAGTAGCAAGTCTGACTGCCGTAGGTGTGTCGCCCGAACTCGCCAGTTTGCTGTACGCCCTGCTGTTTGTTGGCATCAACTTTATACCGGCTTATGTGCTGTACCGGCGGCATATTTTCATAAAACTTTGA